DNA from Candidatus Eisenbacteria bacterium:
GAGGACCTTGCGCACGTACGGGGACAGGAAGCTGCCGATGATCCGGACCGGCTCCGCCATGGGCGGGCCCATAGCAGCCGGCGCGACCCGCTACGAGAGCTCGCGCGGATCGACGCGCAGCGCGACGGCGCCGAGGACGGCGCGGATCCGCTCCGCCCCGACTCGAAACGCGGCGGCCCACGCCGGGTCGTACGGCACGAGCTCGAGCGTCGCCGGACCCATCGGGCCTACGCGCGCGCCGTGCGTTGCCCGAGCCGACTCCGCACGGCGCCCAGCTCGCCCACCTCGACGACGGCGCCGTCGCGGAATGCGATCACGTCCCGGGTGGCCGGCGCGACGCGCGGGCCGGGGACGAGGATGCCCGAGAGGTTCAGTGGATCGGCCGCCGCCACGAGCACGGTCTCGCCCTCCCCGCCGCGACGCCGCACGGCGCGCAGCGCTTCGACCGCCTCGGAGAGCGCGAACTGCTCGCCCACCATGCCGGCGACGAACCGCCCGCCGCGCACCTCGCCGCGTGCCTCGAGGGTACGCAGCGCGCGCACGAGCTGCCACCAGGGCGGCATCCGCGCCTCGCGTGCGAGCAGCTCGCGCATGACGACGCCGTAGCGACGCAGCCACTGCCGCGCGAAGCGCAGCGGGTCGCTCTCCGGCGCGCCCTCGACGCCGGCGCGCAGGAGCGCCCACCGTCCGGCCGGCACGAGCCGCCCCCGCCCGCCGCGCAGCATGTGCAGCCGCCGCGTGCGGCGCGACTCCTCGGGTTTCTCGATGAGCGCGCGCAGCCCCGCGATGCCGTCGCCCGTGACGAGGCCGTGCGCGACGAGGGTCCAGAGGGCCTCCTCGACCGCGGCCGGCAGGAGCCCGGCGCCGCGCGCGATGTCGGCGACGAACGAGGCGCCGTTGCGCACGAGGAGGTCGTGCACGACCTGCGCGTCGCCGGCGAGGTCGCCAGCGTCGGCCGGCGGCGCGAGCAGCCAGGGCAGATCCTCGCGCAGCACGAATGCGAGCGGCGCCGCCCGGTTCGGCGTGCGCGCGCGACGCGGCGCGGGCTCGTCGTCGTCGCCCGGCAGGTCGGTGCGCAGCCGTCCCCAGGCGACGGCGCCGGCGAGGCAGAGGTGCTCGAGGTCGTCGGGATCGTAGCGCGCGATCCGGGCCGGAAAGATCTGCGCCTCCCAGGCGCGCGCCGGCAGCTCGACGCCCTGGAGCTGGCCCACGACCTCGAGCAGGCCCTGGCGTCCGTGGAGCTGCGTGCCCGTGTGCACGTGCTGCCAGCGGAAGAGGAAGCGCATGAAGTCGGCGGCCGTGACCGGCTCGATCTCGCGCCGCAGGCGTCCGAGCGTCAGGCGATGGATGCGCGCCAGCAGCGCGCGATCGCACCACTCCTCCTCGCTCGTGCCGGGACGGTAGCGGCCCCGCATCGCGACGCCCTGCTGCTCGAGCTGCCCGAATCCGATCTCGATGCGCGAGCCCGCGACCCCGAGCCGCTCCGCGAGCGACCCGACCGTCACCGGGCCCACCGCCTCGAGCCAGCCGCCGGCGATCGCGCGCAGGGCCTCTTCCTCGGTGCGCTCGCTCCGGCGCGCGAAGAGCGGCTCCTGCACCGCCGGCTCGAAGCGCACGGGCCCGAACGCGAGCCGTACGAGCCCCATGCGCTCGGTCGCGACGAGCGCGGGCTGTCCCAGACCGACGGCCCAGGTCGCACGCCCGTCGCCGATGAGGCGCCGCGCGAGCTCGATCCATCCCGCGTGCTCGACGTCCGGGCGTGGGAGGAGCCCCATCGTCTGCAGCACGTCGTGCAGCTCGTCGGGGTCGCGCGCGACCGGCCAGGCCTGGCGCTCGACTTCGGCGATCGCCTCGGGATCGAGGGCGCCGAGCCCGCCGGCGAGGTCGGGCATCGTCTGGCGGAGCGACACGGCGCGCGCGCGCCGCTCCTCCAGCGGCGCGTCGTCGAGGTACGTGTACGGGTTCGAATTGAGGATCTCGTGCGTCATCGGCGACGGCGCCACGGTGTCGATCGCTCGCGTGCTGATCTCGCCGCGACGGATCGCCGCCAGCACCGCTTCGAGGCCGTCCACGTCCATCGCCTCGGTGAGGCAGTTGTCCATCGTCTCGGCGACCAGCGGATGGTCGGGGATCTCGATCGGCCCCGCGCCGCGATTGTCCTGGCAGCCGAGCTGCTCGGGGAAGACGGCGGCGAGCAGATCCTCGGCCCGCATGCGCTGGATGGGCATGGGCACCTTCTTGCCGCCCTGATGGCGCAGGAGCGCGAGCGAGCGGGTCGCGTTCCAGCGCCAGCGGTTCGTGAACATGGGCGACGCGAGCGCCGCCTGCGCGAGGTCGTCGCGCAGCGTCTCGGGTCGCAGGAACTCGAACACGCTCTCGAGGGGGAAGCTGTGCTGCTGTCCGAGCGAGAGCAGCACGCCGTCGTCGGTCGCCGCGGCCTGCAGCTCGAAGTCGAAGCTGACGCAGAAGCGCTTGCGGAGCGCGAGCCCCCAGGCCCGGTTGATGCGACCGCCGAACGGCGCGTGGATCACGAGCTGCTGCCCGCCCGCCTCGTCGAAGAAGCGCTCGGCGATGACGGTCGACGGCGACGCCACCGCGCCGAGCGCAGCCTGCGCCTCGGCGACGTAGGTCGCGAGCTGCGCCGCGCCCTCGGCCGAGAGACCGCAGTCGCGCTCGAGCCACGCCGGCGCGCGCGCGGGATCGGCGGCGACCTCTTCCCGCAGCCGGCCGACCGCGACCGACAGCTCGCGCGTGCGCGACGGCGCCTCGCCCATCCAGAACGGGATCGTGGGCGGCGCGCCGGCCGCGTCCTCGACCCGCATGCGACCCGCCTCCACGCGGATGATGCGCCACGATTTGTTGCCGAGCAGGAAGATGTCGCCGCGCATGCTCTCGACGGCGAAGTCCTCGTTCACCTTGCCGACCAGGAGGCCCGCCGGCTCTTCGACGACGTCGTAGTCGGCGACGTCGGGAATGGCGCCGCCGCCGGTGATGGCGGCGAGGCGCGCGCCGCGGCGCGGGCGCAGGCGATCGTGCACGCGGTCCCAGTGCAGGAGGGCCGTCTTGCGGCCGCGGCGAGTCGAAACACCCTCGGACAGCATGTCGAGAATCGGCTCCAGCGCCGCGCGATCGAGGTCGCGATACGGATGGGCACGGCGCGCGAGCGCCAGCATCTCGTCGACGGTCATCTCGCCCGCCGCGACCGTCGCCACGCACTGCTGGGCCAGGATGTCGCGCGCGCCGGGCGGCACCGCGAGCACGTCGAGCTCGCCCGCCCGGACGGCGCGAATCGCAGCCGCCGCCTGCACGAGGTCGTCGCGCGTGAGCGGGAAGAAGATGCCCTTGGGCACCGCGCCACGGGCGTGGCCCGAGCGGCCGACGCGCTGGATGAGCGTCGCGAGCGCGCGCGCCGAACCCAGGTGCACGACCAGGTCGACCGCCCCGACGTCGATGCCGAGCTCGAGCGACGCGGTCGCGACCACGACCGGGATCTCGCCGGCCTTCAACTTCTCCTCGGCCTCGAGCCGGATGCGACGCGCCATGCTGCCGTGGTGCGCGGCCACGCGTCCCGCCCCGAGGCGTTCCTCGAGCGCGTGCGCGACGCGCTCGACGAGGCGCCGCGTGTTGACGAACACGATCGTCGTGCGATGCGACGCCGTGAGCGCCACGACGCGATCGTAGATCGCCGCCCACAGCTCGTGCGTCGCCATCGGCCCGAGCGTGAAGTCCGGAAGCTCGATCGAGAGGTCGAGCTCGCGCCGGTGTCCGGTGTCGACGATCGCGGGCGCCGGCCG
Protein-coding regions in this window:
- a CDS encoding DEAD/DEAH box helicase yields the protein MSVPFSPLVDRWFTERFGTPTPAQDAGWPRIAAGEDTLIAAPTGSGKTLAAFLWSLDHLLRLAAAGALEDRTHVVYVSPLKALGNDVQKNLLAPLAELRARADAEGAVLPDVRVMVRSGDTPAHERQAMVRRPPHILITTPESLYILLTAEKSRRFLAGAETVIVDEIHAIAQDKRGAHLALSLERLDLLAGRRLQRIGLSATQRPIEEVGRLLVGAGRPAPAIVDTGHRRELDLSIELPDFTLGPMATHELWAAIYDRVVALTASHRTTIVFVNTRRLVERVAHALEERLGAGRVAAHHGSMARRIRLEAEEKLKAGEIPVVVATASLELGIDVGAVDLVVHLGSARALATLIQRVGRSGHARGAVPKGIFFPLTRDDLVQAAAAIRAVRAGELDVLAVPPGARDILAQQCVATVAAGEMTVDEMLALARRAHPYRDLDRAALEPILDMLSEGVSTRRGRKTALLHWDRVHDRLRPRRGARLAAITGGGAIPDVADYDVVEEPAGLLVGKVNEDFAVESMRGDIFLLGNKSWRIIRVEAGRMRVEDAAGAPPTIPFWMGEAPSRTRELSVAVGRLREEVAADPARAPAWLERDCGLSAEGAAQLATYVAEAQAALGAVASPSTVIAERFFDEAGGQQLVIHAPFGGRINRAWGLALRKRFCVSFDFELQAAATDDGVLLSLGQQHSFPLESVFEFLRPETLRDDLAQAALASPMFTNRWRWNATRSLALLRHQGGKKVPMPIQRMRAEDLLAAVFPEQLGCQDNRGAGPIEIPDHPLVAETMDNCLTEAMDVDGLEAVLAAIRRGEISTRAIDTVAPSPMTHEILNSNPYTYLDDAPLEERRARAVSLRQTMPDLAGGLGALDPEAIAEVERQAWPVARDPDELHDVLQTMGLLPRPDVEHAGWIELARRLIGDGRATWAVGLGQPALVATERMGLVRLAFGPVRFEPAVQEPLFARRSERTEEEALRAIAGGWLEAVGPVTVGSLAERLGVAGSRIEIGFGQLEQQGVAMRGRYRPGTSEEEWCDRALLARIHRLTLGRLRREIEPVTAADFMRFLFRWQHVHTGTQLHGRQGLLEVVGQLQGVELPARAWEAQIFPARIARYDPDDLEHLCLAGAVAWGRLRTDLPGDDDEPAPRRARTPNRAAPLAFVLREDLPWLLAPPADAGDLAGDAQVVHDLLVRNGASFVADIARGAGLLPAAVEEALWTLVAHGLVTGDGIAGLRALIEKPEESRRTRRLHMLRGGRGRLVPAGRWALLRAGVEGAPESDPLRFARQWLRRYGVVMRELLAREARMPPWWQLVRALRTLEARGEVRGGRFVAGMVGEQFALSEAVEALRAVRRRGGEGETVLVAAADPLNLSGILVPGPRVAPATRDVIAFRDGAVVEVGELGAVRSRLGQRTARA